Part of the Labilibaculum antarcticum genome, ATTTGGCAGGTCATCTTTAGGAATTTTCCCTGCAAATGACCCGACAACATTCTTGGGCGAAGCATCTTTACGTGGGTTTCACGGGTAAGATCTTTTAATACAGTATCTTCTGTTTCGGTATGATTCAGTATATAATCTTCAAGTTCTTTATTAACGTCTATCATGCCTATTTGTACATCAAAGTGGTTAACAGATCTTTATTTAGGATTTCATTAGCAACCTCGAGTAATTGCTCGGCCGTTATGCTTTCTACCTTTTGATACAATTCTTCCAACGAGTCAACTTTATTGTATAAAAGGAAGCTTTTCCCTATACTAAGCATCAAATTTTCATTGTTTTCAGATGAAATTGCGATTTGTCCAATCATCTGATTCTTTGCTCTTGTCAGCTGTCCCGGTCCCAGTTTTTTTGTGCATAGTAATTCCATCTCCTTATTGATTAAACTTAGGCACTTATCCAAATTGCCTTCGTCTGTACCAAAATAGATGCTGAAAACACCTGTGTCGGCATAAGGGGTGTAGTTTGCTTCAATATTATAAGCCAATCCGTGTCGTTCACGCAGCGTTAAATTCAAACGTGAATTCATACCCGGACCACCCAATATATTTGTGAGCAGTGATAAAGGAACTCGTCGTTCATCATCCAAATCGTAAGCTATATTCCCCATTATACAATGTCTCTGATAAGTCTTTTTTATCATGGTTTGTGTGCGGGCTTCGTACGAATTTGGCTTTTCCCTTTTGGTCGTGCGAATGTTCTCAGGAATATTCCCAAAGTACTTCTCCACGATTTTAACCAATTTGCTAAAATTGATGTTTCCAACCGAACTAATTACTATTTGATCTGTGTGGTAGTTGTTCTTAATGAAATTCAAAATATCATCACGCTTAAATTTCTTTACGTGTTTTGGTGTTCCCAAAATATTTCGTCCAATAGGATCATCTTTGAAAATTAGTTCTTCAAAATCATCAAAAATCAATTCTGATGGAGAATCTTTATAGGAGTTGATCTCATCTAAAATAACTTCCTTTTCTTTTTCCAGTTCCTTTTCGGGAAAAATGGAATTGAAAGTAATATCACTAATTAGTTCTACAGCTCTTTTATAGTCTTTATCTAGAAAAGTAGAGAAAATACAAGTTTCTTCTTTCGTTGTATAGGCATTTAATTCTCCGCCTACATCTTCCATTCTGCTAAGAATATGGTAAGCCTTACGTTTTGTGGTTCCTTTAAACACAACATGCTCTATGTAGTGAGCAATCCCCCATTCTTCTTCTTTTTCATCACGCGAACCGGTATTTAAAATAATTCCGCAATGAGCAACATTTGCATTCACGGAATGGTGAATTAACCGGATACCATTTGATAATGTGTGAGTTTCGAATACCATATATTAATTTATTAGAGCGCAAAGGTAGTAAGAAGTTTAGACTCCAATAAAATTACTTTCTAATTTTATCGATTTAATTTGGTGATTTTATTTTTTTGCGTACTTTTGCATCGCTCAAGTAAAGAGGGTACCATAGCTCAGTTGGTAGAGCAATGGACTGAAAATCCATGTGTCCCTGGTTCGATTCCAGGTGGTACCACATCCTTTTTCTTTGAGTAACAACACCAATAGGGTACCATAGCTCAGTTGGTAGAGCAATGGACTGAAAATCCATGTGTCCCTGGTTCGATTCCAGGTGGTACCACGAAGAGAGAGAAAAACGCAATGTTTTTCTCTCTTTTTTGTTTTCTGGACTTTTAAAGATTAAATTAAAAAATATTCTGGTTCGTCCTGAATTCTATGTGGGCAGGCAGTATTACAAAAAGAGAGGCGGATGTTAAGTCTTTTTATTTTTGTAAAAAGTGATGAAAATAGTAATTGAAATAATTTAATAAATGAAAAAAGCCAATAACCATTTCCTGTTATTGACTTTTATAACATCTGTCTTACTAAAGTAAATTCAAACTTTAGTTCGCATCAATCAGCTCTTCCAATCCTTTTTTCTTGAATTCTCGTTCGGTTGTCGATAAAGCTTTTGCAGCTGTTACAACAGGGAAATTACCTTGTGAAATGTAATTTAATGCAGCGTTAAAGTTCGATTCGTCGATATCTCCAAAGTCATGACTTAAATCGTCAGAAATTTCAAGATCAACAGGAATACCATCAAAATAGCCACCTTCGTCATTTGCATTGGTAATGGAAAAACTAATTGGCACAATTGCCAGATTCAAAGCTTCCTCCTCGAATACGTACATGCCAACTGGTTTTCCATGTGTCGTACTTCCTATTAAAATGACATTCTCTTCTCCCATGTATGGTTTTAATCCATTAATAACCATCTCACTTGCCGAAGCCGTTCCAGACGTGGTAATTACGAAGACTCTTTCGAAACCATAGGCTGAAGTTTGTGACTCAAATGCTTCTGTGAAATTTTCACTTGTTTTTGAATTGTTGTGTGATACTTTTGAGTAAACTTCACCAGCATAAGCATTGCCTGTAATTAATGAAGCTAGCTGATTTGATATGTAGGTGCTGCCACCGCCATTGTACCTTAAATCCAATACAAGTTCTTTTGCATTTTGTTCTCTAAAATAGGCAAAGGCTTCGTTTAATTCGTCTTCTGATTTTCCTAAAAAGCTGTCGAATGCGAGATAGGCAACTTGAGTTCCTACATAAGGAATAACTTCTTTTTTTAATACTGTGTTTTGATCCAGCACCTTTTGAGAAGCGGTGATTTCTTTTTGTTCTCCGGCATTGTTTTCAAAAATGAAGGTTCCGCTCGATCTGTCGAGTTCATCTAATATTTGCTCTTCATTTAAGCTTGAAATAGCCAATTGGTTAATGCTTACCAGTATCCATCCACGGGTAATTCCTTCTGCAGCCAAAGGTGATTCATCAAATATAAGTTTCACTCTTAAATCATTATTGCTATCAAATTTAAAACTAAGACCATAGCCAGTATAGGTGCCATTCTCGAAATAGGCTAGTAAATCATCAAGGTTGGCGATATAACTCCAACGATCGTTTGTCGCGAGTAAATCATCAAAATAGTCGTTTGCCGATGAGTAATTAGCTGAACTAATATCTGGTAAATCATCATTCCACAAATACCACTCTTGCATTGTTTCATCAATGATTTCGTAGGCCGATTTATCATTGTTTGACCGTGGTAATATATTATTATCATCACTGCAAGACAAAAATAGTGAGGCGAAAATTACTAAAAGTGAATATTTATTTAGAATTGAAAATTTCATTTAGTGAGATTTAATGAGTTTGATGTTATGGTTCATTCTAAAAAAGACATTTTTGAATTAACAAAAATCATACCTGTTTGTCATTTTAACGAGTAAAACTTGCATCTATTGTTCAATTTTCATCAAAACGACAGATGGAATCAATCTAAATAGTGTCGCGAAAAAATTGATACTGAATTGTATTGATGTTCTATATTTACTATTTATACTACTTGTGGCTGAGTTTGTTTTGTGAAGTACAAATTTTCTTTACATTTGTAGCACCAAATAAAGGGTACCATAGCTCAGTTGGTAGAGCAATGGACTGAAAATCCATGTGTCCCTGGTTCGATTCCAGGTGGTACCACGAAAAAGCCGATCATACGATCGGCTTTTTTTGTGCTAAAAATTAATACCAGAGTTTGTTACATGTTTGCCCCGAAAGCTTTAGGGGCTAGGTGGTACCACCTAAAGAGAGAAATACGTAATGTTTTTCTCTCTTTTTTGTTTATATTGAATTTAAGGAAAAGTATCTGGTTTGTCCCAAAAGCTATGTGGCCGGGGCAGTATTACAAAAATAGAGGCGGATGTTAAGACTTTTTATTTTGTGAAAATTGAAATCTACATATTGCACAGTGTATCCGCAAACTGCTATTATATAGGCTACACAAAAGATTTAACAAATCGCTTGACTCTTCATGAGGAAGGTGTGTTTGAAAATTCTTTCACTTCAAATTATAAAGATTGGAAATTGTTTTATCGTTTAGAATGTGAATCTATAGCTCAAGCAAGGAGCATTGAGAAGCATATTAAGCAAATGAAGAGTAAGAAGTACGTTGAAAATCTACTTATTTGCGAAGATATTTCTATTGGTTTGTTAGAGAAATATGGGTAGTGCCCTGGTTCGCCCCGAAAGCTTTCGGCGCCAGGTGGTACCACGAAAAAGCCGATCATACGATCGGCTTTTTTTGTGCTAAAAATTTATACCAGATTTTGTCACAAGTTTGCCCTGAAAGCTTTAGGGGCGTACCACCTAAAGAGAGAAGTATGTAATGTTTTTCTCTCTTTTTTGTTTATATTGAATTTAAGGAAAAGTATCTGGTTTGTCCCGAAAGCTATGTGGCCGGGCAGTATTACAAAAATAGAGGCGGATGTTAAGACTTTTTATTTTATGAAAATTGAAATCTACATATTGCACAGTATATCCGCAAACTGCTATTATATAGGCTACACAAAAGATTTAACAAATCGCTTGACTCTTCATGAGGAAGGTGTGTTTGAAAATTCTTTCACTTCAAATTATAAAGATTGGACATTATTTTATCGTTTAGAATGCGAATCTATAGCTCAAGCTAGGAGAATTGAGAAACATATCAAGCAAATGAAAAGTAAGAAGTATGTCGGAAATCTAACACTTTACGAAGATATTTCTTTTCGTTTGTTAGAGAAATACAAGTAATTCCCTGTGTTCGCCCCGAAAGCTTTCGGGGCCAGGTGGTACCACGAAAAAGCCGATCATGTGATCGGCTTTTTTTGTGCTTATGAATCTAGGAATCCATTCTAAACGTTAAAGTTTGAATAAATTGCAAAAAACAAACGTTTTCGCTCTAAAATAAAGAAATTCAAGTCTCTAACTAATTTTTTTATTTGAATTAATACGATATTTTTGCAAGACTTAGACGAGTAATAAAGAATTTAAGATATAAAATACTTCAAAATGACAAATAATAAAAAAGCTTTGTTGATGATCCTTGACGGATGGGGGATCGGTGATAAATCAAAATCAGATGTAATTTCTTCAGTAGCGACTCCGTACATGGATAGCTTATTGGCAAAATATCCTAATTCTCAGTTGCAGGCTGCAGGTAGGTTTGTTGGTTTGCCTGATGGACAAATGGGTAACTCAGAAGTAGGTCATTTAAATATTGGTGCTGGTCGTGTTGTTTACCAGGATTTGGTGAAAATCAATATTGCTGTTGAAGAAGGTACAATTAAAGCAAATGAGCAGGTAGTTAAAGCTTTTACTCATGCCAAAGAGAATGGTAAAAAAGTTCACTTGATTGGTTTGATTGGTAATGGTGGTGTTCATGCATTAAGTGCTCATGCAATCGCTCTTTGTGATGCTGCGCAAGCTTTTGGATTGAAAGATGTATTTGTACATGGATTAACCGATGGACGTGATACAGATCCAAAATCAGGATTAGGATTCGTTAAAGAATTTGTTGAAGCAATTGAAACTACGGGTTCTGCGAAATTTGCATCTCTTATTGGCCGTTACTATGGTATGGACAGAGATAGCAATTGGGAGCGCGTTAAACTTGCTTACGATTTATATACAAAAGGTGAAGGTGTATCTGCGACTAGTGCTGTTACTGCAATGGAAGAATCGTATGCAGCAGGTGTAACTGATGAATTTATCAAGCCAATCGTAATGGTTGATGAGGCAGGAGCTCCTCTTGCTACAATTGAAAAAGGTGATGTGGTTATCTGTTTCAACTTTCGTACCGACCGTTTGCGTCAATTGACAACTGTGTTTACACAGGAAGACAAGAGGGAGTTCGGAATGCATACTATTGATGTAGAATGGTACACCATGACTTGCTACAATGCGAACTTTAAAGGTGTGAACATAATCTACAATAAGGATAATGTTAAAAACACAATGGGTGAGGTTGTTGCTAAAGCAGGGAGAAAGCAAATTCGTATTGCTGAAACTGAAAAGTATGCTCACGTAACTTTCTTTTTCTCGGGTGGTAGAGAAGCTGAATTCGAAGGTGAAAGAAGGTTGATGGTTCCATCTCCAAAGGTAGCTACTTACGATTTACAACCAGAAATGTCTGCTCCTGCTGTAGCTGATATGATTACTGCTGAGCTAAATGCTCAATCGGCAGATTTTGTTTGTTTGAATTTCGCTAATGGCGATATGGTAGGACATACTGGAGTTTATGAAGCAATTTCGAAAGCAGTTCAGGCTGTTGATAAATGTGCCGAGCAGGTTGTTGAAGCTGCAAAAGCTAATGGTTATGATGTAATCATTATTGCGGATCACGGAAATGCTGATTTTGCTGTAAATGCAGATGGTTCTCCAAATACTGCTCACTCTTTGAACCCGGTTCCATGCATTTGGGTAACTGATAGTTCTAAAGGAATTGAAAATGGTATTTTAGCTGATGTATCTCCAACTTTATTGGATATCATGGGAATTGAGAAACCAGAAGACATGACCGGTAAATCTTTGATAAAATAAAAGATTGTAACTGAAAATATAAGTTTCCGTACTATCTTTGCCGATAGTACGGATTTTTTTTTCTAAAATCCACGAAAGTAAAAATTTAAAAAGTTAAGTATAGTGTTACAAATAGGAAAAGCCATAGTAAGCCTCGATGTGATTGAGAAGAAATTCATTTGTGATTTTGGCAAATGCAAAGGGGCGTGTTGTATTGAGGGAGATTCCGGTGCACCTTTAGATGATGATGAAAAAGCTATTCTCGAAGAGATTTATCCGGTTATTAAGGAATATCTTACAGAAAAAGGGATAGAGGAGATTGAGAAACAAGGTACTTCGATGATTGATTCTGATGGCGATTTGGTAACTCCTATCATCAATGATAAAGAATGTGTTTATACGGTTTTTGAAAACGGATTGGCTTTGTGTGGTATCGAAAAGGCTTATTTGGATGGTAAAATAAAGTATCACAAACCAATTTCATGCTCTTTATATCCTATCCGAATTGATAAGTTTGCTGAATTTGATGCCGTGAATTATAACAAGTGGGATATTTGTAAAGCAGCAAGAGAGTTAGGATTTAAAAATGGAACCCCTGTTTATGTTTTCCTAAAAGAGCCGTTAATTAGAAAATACGGTAAGGATTGGTACGAGGAGTTGACGTATGCAGCAGAGCATATTGATGAAATTATGAAGAAAAGATAGATAGGTACTATTCCTGGAATTAAAATATACAAGCAGCGGCTCATAAGAGTTGCTGCTTTTTTTTGTGATCTACTTGTGCGACATTTGGAAATAATTCTCGATTCTACTAATTAAAGTCTCATCATCTATTGTATATTTACCTTTCAAAATACTTAATTCTTATAAACACATTATCATGAATAACATTAAAGCATATATTGAAGAGAACAAAGAGAGATTTTTAGAGGAATTGTTTGGTCTAATTCGTATTCCATCAATTAGCTCGATTGAAGCAAATAAACCAGAAATGTACAAAGCTGCAGAATACTGGAAGCAGTTGATGTTGAATGCTGGTGTTGATAAAGCCGTAATTCTGGAAACAGAAGGAAATCCGGTTACCTACGGAGAGAAAATTATCGATCCAAAATTGCCAACAGTAATGGTTTACGGTCATATGGATGTAATGCCGGTTGATCCTGTTGCTCTTTGGGATACAGATCCTTTTGAGCCAGTAATTAAAGATGGTAAGATTTGGGCTCGTGGTGCTGATGATGATAAAGGTCAGTCATTTATGCATGCTAAGGCTTTCGAATATATGGTGAAGAATGATTGTCTTCCGTGTAATGTGAAGTTCATGATTGAAGGTGAAGAAGAAGTTGGATCGCCTAATCTTCCAAAATTTTGTGAAGAACACAAAGAAATGTTGCAAGCGGATGTGATTTTGGTTTCTGATACCGGAATGATTGCTCCGGACATACCGTCTATTACTACCGGATTACGTGGATTGATGTATTGGGAAGTTGAAGTGACTGGCCCTAATCGTGATCTTCATTCAGGATTATTTGGTGGAGCTGTGGCAAATCCAATCAATGTGTTGGCTAAAATGATTACTCAAATGGTTGATGATAATGGTCATATTACCATTCCTGGATTTTACGATGATGTAATTGAGGTAACCAAGGAAGAAAGAGCAATGATGGCTAAAGCTCCATTCAATGTTGAGGAATACAAAAAAGCGATTGATGTAAAAGAATTAGCTGGCGAAAAAGGATATACTCCTTCTGAGCACACAGGAATTCGTCCTTCTTTCGATGTTTGTGGAATTTGGGGTGGATACATTGGCGAAGGTGCTAAAACAGTTCTTCCTTCAAAAGCAACCGCTAAAATTTCTACTCGTTTGGTTCCAAATCAAAACTGGGAAAAGATTTCAGTTTTATTCAAAGAACATTTCGAAGCAATTGCTCCTGACTGTGTAAAAGTAGTGGTTACTCCATTGCATGGTGGTCAAGGATATGTTTGTCCGATTGATTTCCCTGCTTATGTTGCCGCTGAGAAAGCGTATACTGAGGTTTATGGAAAAGCTCCTGTACCTGTTCGTAGTGGTGGAAGTATTCCAATCATTTCAGATTTTGAAGAAATTTTGGGAACTAAATCTGTATTAATGGGATTCGGATTGGAAAGTGATGCGATTCACTCTCCAAATGAGAATTTTCCATTGGAACAGTTATTTAATGGAATCAATACAATTCCATTGTTCTATAAATATTTTGCCGAATTGAAGAAGTAATAATTTACAATTCAAATATAATGAAAAGGGTATTCTGGCTAGGAATATCCTTTTTTTTAGGCTCAAATATATTTTGGTATGATCACTTTGAATTTTACTTGAGTTTTTCTACAATTGACGATTTTTCAATTCTATAATTATTATTTTATTTCATTGATACTTCGGAATCGTTTAAAATAAAGACGAAACCTTGAAATTCGGCAATTTTCTGATTATGTTTGTACTTAGGTTCAATTGTGTGGATTTCTGACGGGAATCAAGCTTATTGCCGGATAAATCGGAATAGATCATACAAGTTGAGTAAAATTATTGTCATGGATGAGATTTTTGGAAAAATAGGATCGGCTCAAACTCTTAGTCAGAAGATTGAGCGCCGAATAGAAGAGGCCATTCGCCAGAAGAAATTGTTGGTTGGAGCAAAACTTCCATCGGAGCGGGAATTGTGCGAGATGTTTGCCGTAAGTCGAACTGCTTTGCGTGAAGCTTTGCGTAGATTAAGTGCCCGGGGTTTGGTTGAAATCAAAAAGGGAAGTGGCATGTTCGTTAGTGAATTGAAAATAAAAGATGCCATTGATTCCTTAAATCTGTATTATGATCTAAGTTTTGATAGCAATTTAATTCCTCAAATTATTGAAGTGAGACGTGTTTTCGAGCCAGAAATAGCTCGTATGGCAGCGAATAACCGAACTGATAAGGATTTGGAACTACTTAAAAAGAGCATCACAGATTTGGAGGATTGCGATCCTGACAATACGCAATTGGAAGCAGATATCATTAATAAATTTCATTTGAATGTAGCTAAAGCTACTGGTAATCCTATTGTTATTATCACCATGGAACCAGTCTATTCTCTGTTACCTCGTATGCGTAATTTGATTTATGCGAATGTGGATGGAGAGAAAGCTTTTACGATCAAAGCTCATCGCACCATTTTTGAAGCAATCCGAGACAAGGATGCTGATTTGGCTTTTAAAGCAATGGTTGAGCAAATAAATAGGACTCTTGAGATTTATAAGCAGTATTTGAAAAAATAAGCGCTTTTTTTCAATAAAAAACGGAGATTGATGATTCAATCTCCGTTTTTTATTGTTCTAAAATTAATACCTATTTGTAAGCTTCAATGGCTTTTTTTACTGAGCCATGTTTTATAAGTAAGTTTTTTGCTGTCTCCTTGTCCAGGTTCAACTCTTCCATAATCATTTGGGTTCCACGTTCAATCAATTTTTTGTTGGTTAATTGCATGTTCACCATTTTGTTCCCTTTTACTCGCCCCAATTTAATCATTAAGCTGGTGGTGATCATGTTGAGAATCATTTTCTGAGCAGTTCCAGCTTTTAGTCTGGTGCTTCCCGTAACAAACTCGGGCCCAACAATTGCTTCCATTACAATTTCAGCTTCTTTGGAAACTGGTGCCTCAGGATTACAAGTAATACATGCTGTAAGCAGACCATTTTCACGAGCTTTTTTCACACCGCCTATTACATAAGGAGTTGTGCCTGAAGCAGCAATTCCTAATACTGTATCATTTTGATTAAAGCCATGTTCCTGTATTTCTTCCCATGCTTTATCCCAGTCATCTTCGGCCGATTCAACTGCGTTTCTCAAGGCTTTTTCTCCTCCGGCAATCAATCCAATTACAATATTTCCGGGAACTCCAAAAGTTGGAGGTAATTCCGAAGCATCCAATACTCCAAGTCGTCCACTTGTACCAGCACCAATATAAAATAATCTGCCTCCGGCTTTAACGCGATCAATAAGTAAGCTTACGAATTTCTCAATTTCAGGAATAGCACGATTTACTGCTAAATGTACTTGTCCATCTTCCTGATTAATTCCGCTTAATAGTTCTGTAACCGACATCTTTTCCAAATTGGAAAAGTTAGAAGAGGATTCTGTTATGTTGATTGAAGTTTTCTGATTACTTTCTTTGTTCATTTTTTTATTTTTATTCACCAAGATGGTATTGGATCAATCCTTCTAATGGGCTTTGCTGGATTTTACCCAAGCTTAAGCCTGTCTCTTTTGCAACCATTTGCAATTCATTTTTAAAGTAAAATGCAATACTTCCTATAAAATGAATTGGCAGGCTGATGTGATTATCGTATTGTTTTATATTGCGTTCAAAAAATTCACTAAAACTCTTTTTTACAAGTTGTGATACATATGGAGAGTGAATATTCTCAGAAAGAAAAACTGTAAACTGAGCAAGAAAGCGACTTGGAGCTTCCTCTTTGTATACTTTGTTTATAATATCAGCGTATTCCAACTTGTATTTTTCATAGAATGCACTTTTTATTTCCTTGGGAGCAAGATCTTTCAGTATATCAGCTATTAATTTTTTACCCAATACGGCTCCGCTTCCTTCGTCTCCTAAAATATATCCCAATGGCGGAACATTGTGTTCAATGTTTTCTCCATCGTATAAACAAGAGTTAGATCCTGTCCCAATAATACATGCAATACCTTTTTCTCTTCCGCAAACCGATCGGGCGGCAGCTAAAACGTCGCTGTTTATTTCACAATCGGCATCTGGGAATATTTTAAGTAAGGAATCTTTAATGATCTGCTTTTTTTCATCAACAGCACAGCCGGCACCATAAAAAAAGATTTTAGTAACCGAGCCAAAGTCATCAAGTGAGCTAATGATATTAATTATTGAACTCGTATTTTGATGGTATGGATTGATGCCTAAAGTCTGCTGATGTTTAGTTACGCCTTTACTTCCAAGCAGAACCCAATCAGTTTTGGTTGAACCGCTTTCTGCAATTAATATCATAGTTCTCTTTTTATAACATGTATGATGAGTGTTAATTTAGAATGAATTTACAAATAATTTAATTAATATCGAATTTGTAATCTTTCATTTTCATTCCTGCTGTATTCCCTAACATCCTTATTGTATAGGTGAATTTAATTTCACGCTACAAATATATAAAAATTAAACATTTGTGAAAAGTATTACGCAACATGTATGACCAATTTTTGGAAAGTATGATTTTCTGTTCTATTTTTGATCCGAAAGTAATTTAAATCAGGAGATAGCAAAATGGAGAATCAGATACTACAATTTAGAGAAGAACTTGATGAAGCCAAGTTGTATTACCAACCTTCAGATGAGTTCGACAGAACTGTGAAAACCCGGTATGAGAAAATGCGGGCAGATATTTTTTCGACTGCAGAAAAAGCGGCCAAGTGGGTCGCTGGTGAAATTGCAAATGAAATTAAGCAAAAACAAAAGCTTGGCGAAAAGTGTGTTTTAGGATTGGCTACTGGTGCAACTCCGTTGGGGGTGTATTCCGAATTGATTCGTCTGCATAAGGAGGAAGATTTATCATTCCGAAATGTGATTACTTTTAATTTGGATGAGTATTATCCCATGTTGAAATTGAGCGCACAAAGCTACAATCATTACATGAACGATGTTCTCTTTAATCATATTGATATTCCTAAAAATCAAATATATGTACCTGATGGTGAGGTGAGCAAGGTTACAATTACCGGATACTGCAAAGAATATGAAAAGCTGATTGATTCTTTTGGGGGATTGGATTTTCAAATACTTGGAATTGGTCGTACGGGTCATATTGGGTTTAATGAACCTGGTTCACAATTAGATTCAATAACCCGGTTGATTATGCTCGATTCATTGACCAGACGAGATGCAGCCAAAGATTTTAATGGATTAGGTAATGTGCCTAAAGCGGCCATAACAATGGGTGTTGGAACCATATTTAAAGCCAGACGGGTTATTTTGATGGCTTGGGGTGATGGAAAAGCAACCATTGTTAAAAAGGCATTGGAAGAAAGTCAATGCGATGCGGTGCCAGCTAGCTATTTACAACGACATCCCAATGTGAAGTTCGTTTTGGATGTACCGGCTTCAAGCGAATTGTCCAGAGTGAAGAATCCTTGGTTGGTTGGCAGTGTTGAGTGGGATCGTTATTGGATTCGAAAAGCTGCTGTTTGGTTGTGTAATAAATTGCAAAAACCAATATTGAAGCTGACCAACCGCGATTATAATGACAATGGCTTAAGCGAATTGCTTGCTTTGTATGGTTCTGCTTACGAGGTTAATATTAAGGTATTTAATGATTTGCAACATACCATTACTGGTTGGCCGGGCGGTAAGCCTAATGCTGATGATTCTCATCGTCCTGAAAGGGCAGAGCCTGCCATTAAAAAAGTTTTGGTTTTTAGTCCTCACCCTGATGATGATGTGATTTCCATGGGGGGAACTTTGAAACGATTGGTGGATCAGAATCATGAAGTTCATATCGGCTATCAAACATCAGGAAATATTGCAGTTGCTGATGATGAGGCGGTGAGATATCTTTCTTTTGTGAAAAGTTTTTCACGAACTCATGATACCAACGAGGGAAATCTTCAATGTGTAATCGACGATATTCAAAAGTTTTTGTTGGAAAATAAAAAACCGGGTGGAATAGATACAGTTGAAGTACGCAATATGAAAGCCTTAATCAGAAGAGGAGAGGCAAAAGCCGCTTGTCGATTTGTTGGCGTTCGATCAAAGAACCTTCACTTTTTGGACCTCCCTTTTTATGAAACGGGTGCTGTTAAGAAAAATCCACTGGGTGAAGAAGATGTTCGGATTCTTGTGAATTTGCTTCGAAAAATACAACCACATCAGATATTTGCTGCAGGTGATTGGTCCGACCCTCATGGAACGCATCGCGTATGTTGGGAAGGGATTTATCAGGCGCTGAAAATTGTGAAGGATGAGGAATGGATGAAAGATTGCTATGTGTGGTTGTATCGTGGTGCATGGCAGGAATGGGACTTGGATGAAATTCAAATGGCGGTGCCTGTTAGCCCTGAGGAATTGCAACACAAACGAAATGCAATACTGCGTCATCAATCGCAAATGGAGAGTGCTCCATTTTTGGGGAATGATTCGAGATTATTCTGGCAAAGATCAGAAGAAAGGAATAGGGCT contains:
- the murQ gene encoding N-acetylmuramic acid 6-phosphate etherase, giving the protein MNKESNQKTSINITESSSNFSNLEKMSVTELLSGINQEDGQVHLAVNRAIPEIEKFVSLLIDRVKAGGRLFYIGAGTSGRLGVLDASELPPTFGVPGNIVIGLIAGGEKALRNAVESAEDDWDKAWEEIQEHGFNQNDTVLGIAASGTTPYVIGGVKKARENGLLTACITCNPEAPVSKEAEIVMEAIVGPEFVTGSTRLKAGTAQKMILNMITTSLMIKLGRVKGNKMVNMQLTNKKLIERGTQMIMEELNLDKETAKNLLIKHGSVKKAIEAYK
- a CDS encoding FadR/GntR family transcriptional regulator, which gives rise to MDEIFGKIGSAQTLSQKIERRIEEAIRQKKLLVGAKLPSERELCEMFAVSRTALREALRRLSARGLVEIKKGSGMFVSELKIKDAIDSLNLYYDLSFDSNLIPQIIEVRRVFEPEIARMAANNRTDKDLELLKKSITDLEDCDPDNTQLEADIINKFHLNVAKATGNPIVIITMEPVYSLLPRMRNLIYANVDGEKAFTIKAHRTIFEAIRDKDADLAFKAMVEQINRTLEIYKQYLKK
- the nagB gene encoding glucosamine-6-phosphate deaminase; its protein translation is MENQILQFREELDEAKLYYQPSDEFDRTVKTRYEKMRADIFSTAEKAAKWVAGEIANEIKQKQKLGEKCVLGLATGATPLGVYSELIRLHKEEDLSFRNVITFNLDEYYPMLKLSAQSYNHYMNDVLFNHIDIPKNQIYVPDGEVSKVTITGYCKEYEKLIDSFGGLDFQILGIGRTGHIGFNEPGSQLDSITRLIMLDSLTRRDAAKDFNGLGNVPKAAITMGVGTIFKARRVILMAWGDGKATIVKKALEESQCDAVPASYLQRHPNVKFVLDVPASSELSRVKNPWLVGSVEWDRYWIRKAAVWLCNKLQKPILKLTNRDYNDNGLSELLALYGSAYEVNIKVFNDLQHTITGWPGGKPNADDSHRPERAEPAIKKVLVFSPHPDDDVISMGGTLKRLVDQNHEVHIGYQTSGNIAVADDEAVRYLSFVKSFSRTHDTNEGNLQCVIDDIQKFLLENKKPGGIDTVEVRNMKALIRRGEAKAACRFVGVRSKNLHFLDLPFYETGAVKKNPLGEEDVRILVNLLRKIQPHQIFAAGDWSDPHGTHRVCWEGIYQALKIVKDEEWMKDCYVWLYRGAWQEWDLDEIQMAVPVSPEELQHKRNAILRHQSQMESAPFLGNDSRLFWQRSEERNRATADLFNKLGLAEYEAIEAFVRFIV
- a CDS encoding dipeptidase — translated: MNNIKAYIEENKERFLEELFGLIRIPSISSIEANKPEMYKAAEYWKQLMLNAGVDKAVILETEGNPVTYGEKIIDPKLPTVMVYGHMDVMPVDPVALWDTDPFEPVIKDGKIWARGADDDKGQSFMHAKAFEYMVKNDCLPCNVKFMIEGEEEVGSPNLPKFCEEHKEMLQADVILVSDTGMIAPDIPSITTGLRGLMYWEVEVTGPNRDLHSGLFGGAVANPINVLAKMITQMVDDNGHITIPGFYDDVIEVTKEERAMMAKAPFNVEEYKKAIDVKELAGEKGYTPSEHTGIRPSFDVCGIWGGYIGEGAKTVLPSKATAKISTRLVPNQNWEKISVLFKEHFEAIAPDCVKVVVTPLHGGQGYVCPIDFPAYVAAEKAYTEVYGKAPVPVRSGGSIPIISDFEEILGTKSVLMGFGLESDAIHSPNENFPLEQLFNGINTIPLFYKYFAELKK
- a CDS encoding ATPase yields the protein MILIAESGSTKTDWVLLGSKGVTKHQQTLGINPYHQNTSSIINIISSLDDFGSVTKIFFYGAGCAVDEKKQIIKDSLLKIFPDADCEINSDVLAAARSVCGREKGIACIIGTGSNSCLYDGENIEHNVPPLGYILGDEGSGAVLGKKLIADILKDLAPKEIKSAFYEKYKLEYADIINKVYKEEAPSRFLAQFTVFLSENIHSPYVSQLVKKSFSEFFERNIKQYDNHISLPIHFIGSIAFYFKNELQMVAKETGLSLGKIQQSPLEGLIQYHLGE